CAATCAGGAGCCCGTGTGGTTACCATTGACGGTGCAGCGTTGCAGTACAATCAGAAAGACTCAGTACTCAACCCTTACTTTATTGTTGAGCCTGTCTAAGCTTTTTCGTGTTTAACGTTATGAATCACAAAAGGGGAACTGAGTTCCTCTTTTTTTATGTCTTGGGTTTAGGAAACGCAAGGCAAAACTTGTGCTTTGGTGTCAACCCATACAGATTGAAAGGGATGACTACTGAATATATATGCGTATGCCAAATAAACAGATTACAACATCAGAACCTATTCGTATCGGTATTGATCTTGGGGGTACAAAAACTGAATGCGTTGCGCTGGATTCGAACACTGGAGAGCAACTATTCAGAGAGCGCTTGCCCACCGAAAAAGGGGATTACTATGGAACCTTGGATACCATTAGGCACTTAGTGTCCCTTGCTGAAACGGAGTTGGCAGAAACAGCTTCAGTTGGTGTAGGAATTCCTGGAACGCTTTCAGGTCAAACTGGTTTTGTAAAAAATGCCAATTCTATTTGGCTCAATGGGCGAGACTTTAAGAATGATTTAGAATCCATCTTAGGCCGCTCAATACGTCTGGCCAATGACGCCAATTGCTTTGCTGTTTCTGAGGCGGTTGACGGCGCTGGAATGGGCGCTGATGTGGTGTTTGGTATCATATTAGGTACAGGCGTGGGAGCGGGGCTTGTGGTTCATCAAAGCGTGATTAACGGCGCCAACGGCCTTGCTGGAGAATGGGGGCATAACGGGCTTCATCGACCTACGGTGGAAGAGATAGAGCTCGCTACATCATGTTATTGCGGCCAGCATGGTTGTATTGAAACCTGGCTTTCTGGGCCTAGTTTCGAGCGAGAGTACTTTAAGCTCTCAGGCTTATCACTCAATGCTTCGAGTATTGTCCATAAAATGCTGACCGGTGACGATGCGGCTCAACAGTGTATGAAGAGCTACTGTTCTCGCTTAGTTCGCTCACTTGCTCACATGGTTAATATGATTGACCCTGATGTCATTGTGTTGGGCGGTGGAATGTCGAATGTTGATGCATTGTACCCATATCTCAACACCCATTTGGAATCGCATGTATTTGGTCAAGAGTGTAAAACTAAAGTCGTGAAGAATGAGCATGGCGACTCGAGTGGTGTGCGCGGCGCAGCGTGGTTGTGGGGCAGAACCTAACGCTCTAAGCATTCCAAAAAAATAGCCCCTGAGTTGGGGCTATTGCGACGTTTGATATTGTACAATTAGATGATTACTTCACTTCTTCGCCAGCCGCTTGTTTATCGGCATGATAGCTAGAGCGCACTAACGGACCACATGCAGCGTGATCGTAGCCGAGCTCTTCGGCTGATTCGCGGAACATGTCGAATTCGTCTGGATGCACGTAGCGCTTTACAGGCAAGTGATGCAAGCTGGGCTGTAAATACTGTCCGATGGTTAGCATGTTTGCGTTGTGGTCACGTAGATCTTTCATGACTTCCAGTATTTCGTCGTTGGTTTCACCTAGACCAACCATAAGCCCTGATTTTGTGGGGATGTCGGGGAACATCTCGCCAAAACGGCGGATCAACTCAAGTGACCATTTATAGTTTGCGCCCGGACGGGCCATTTTATAAAGGCGTGGAGCCGTTTCTAAGTTATGGTTAAAGACGTCTGGTGGATTCTTTGCAAGCTCTTCAAGGGCAACATCCATTCGGCCACGAAAGTCCGGTACTAGTATCTCAATTTGGATATCAGGTGAATAACGGCGAATAGCTTCAACACAGTCAGCAAAGTGTTTGGCGCCCCCGTCTCGCAGATCATCGCGGTCAACCGAAGTGATCACTACATAACGCAAGCCCATATCGGCAATGGTTCGACCGAGTTTTTCTGGCTCATTCTCGTCGGGCGCTAAAGGTTTGCCATTGGCAACATCGCAGAACGGACATTTACGAGTGCAAATATCACCCAAAATCATGAAGGTCGCTGTGCCTTTGTTAAAACATTCTGCGAGGTTTGGACATGATGCTTCCTCACAAACAGAATGTAGTCCGTGCTTGCGCATTCCTTCTTTCACTCGCTGAATATTGGCATTTGAAGCAGGTAGTTTGACCTTCATCCAAGGTGGCTTTCTCAGCATTTCTTCTTTTTCACTTGGAATCACAGTGATTGGGATATGCTGTACTTTGTCGGCATCGCGTTTTTTAACACCGGCTTCTGAACGGGTACTTTTAGTCATGCACTTCACCTGGAAGTTTGTTGTTATTCTGTGTTGTAGGGTAGCCAAGCCGCTTGGCTAAGCGTTGTGCTAGTTTTGGGCCTGCCTCTTCGACGCTTTTCAAGCCGTCTATTAACGATGTTTGTGTCATCGCCATACCTGCATACCCGCATGGGTTAATATACTGGAAAGGTGACAAGTCCATATTAATATTCAGTGCTAAACCGTGAAAGGTGCAGCCTCGTCTTACACGTAAACCAAGCGACGCTATTTTTGCGTCGTTAACGTACACCCCCGGAGCATCGCATTTTGCATAGGCTTCTATATGGTCTTCGGCCAACAATTCTACGATTGCTTGCTCCATATGAGTCACTAAATCGCGAACAGTAATTTTTAACCGGCGCAAATCTAACAGCAAATAGATGATTAGTTGTCCTGGCCCATGGTAGGTCACTTGCCCACCTCGATCGGCTTTAACAATCGGTATATCCGTTGCCATTAAAATGTGTTCAGGTTTTCCTGCTTGCCCTTGGGTGAAGACTGGAGTGTGCTCCAGCAGCCACAGCTCATCTGGCGTGTCTTTATCTCGATGATTGGTAAAGTCTTGCATGGCTTGCCAGCATTCTTCATAGGGTTGCTGGCCAAGGGAGCGGATGACAAGTGTGTTCACGACGAAGACTCGATCAAGTTTTTATAGAACGTAACGGACAAGGTCAATATGTCCTAGCGCTTTATAAAGTGTTTCAACGTGCTCTTTGCTGGTCACAGTGACACTGACAGTCACGCTATGATAAGTGCCTTTAGAGCTTGGTTTTACTGTAGGTGAGTAGTCACCCGGAGCGTGAATTTGAATCACGTCTACGATTTTAGATGTTAAATCATCGTGCGCTACGCCTAAAACTTTAAACGGAAAACTGCATGGAAAGTCCAACAGTTCATCAAATTTAGTGTCCATAAATGCTCCCATAAAACTTGAGTAAGCCCCATTAGATGGCGATTCTAGCACGAACTTTCAAGGGGGGTGAGCGAAGCTGTAATAAAATTACAGTACGGTTTGATACAGGAGGGGGACAGAGGCGAAATAAAAAAGGTCGCTGAACAGCGACCTTTTAAAACGGGCAGTAAATTTAAAACGAATTAGTTAAAATAAGTTATTAAATAACAAGAGAATTTGATCAATCAAGCGGCTGAACCATCCGGCTTCTTCCACATCATGTAATGCAACCAGTGGGTACTCCGCAATATCTTCACCATTGAGCGTCACGTGTACAGTGCCGTAGCGGTCACCTTTTTTAACCGGAGCTTCTGGGCGCTCGGTTAACTCAAAGTCGGCTTTGAGGTTTTTCACTTGCCCTTTTGGAAGAGTCGTGGCGACCGTTTCAAGAACGCCTAGCTGCACCTGTTCTTTGGTGCCGAACCAAACGCGCTCTTCGGCAAATACGGTTTCGGGTTCATAGGGTACAACGGTCTCGAAGAATCGAAAGCCGTATTGCAGTAACTTACGGTTTTCAGCGTTGCGAGATCGAGTGCTCTCGGTGCCCATTACAACAGCAACAAGGCGCATGCCGTCTTTTTCTGCTGAAGAGACAAGACTATATCCGGCATCATTGGTATGGCCGGTTTTGATTCCGTCCGCTCCAAGGTCTTTGTCCCACAGCAGGGCGTTTCGGTTAAATTGTTCTCGGCCATCCCAAGTGTAACTTTTCTCGCCGTAAATCTTGTACTCTTCTGGCAAATCACGAATGAGAGCCGTGCCGAGTGTGGCCATGTCGCGTGGTGTGGTGTAGTGCTCTCCTGCGTCTAGACCATGACTGTTCATGAAGTGAGATTGCTCCATGCCTAGATGCTTGGCATAGGCGTTCATCATGTCTACAAAGGCACTTTCTGTGCCTGCAAGGTGCTCCGCTACAGCGATACATGCATCATTGCCCGAAACGATGACGATACCCTTATTTAATTCGCCCAACGGTACCTCGGTGTTGACCTGAACAAACATGAGTGATGAACCGCGCAAATCTTTGTTGGTGTACAAAGATGCATTGGGTCCAATTTTAACCATGTCTTCTGGGCTGACATTTCCGTTTTTTATTTCGGTTCCGAGCACATAGCTAGTCATCATTTTAGTGAGACTGGCAGGGGCTAAACGTTCGTCCGCATTGTGCGACACTAAAGTGCGACCCGTTAAATAGTCCACCAGAATGTAGCCTTTGGCGGCAACCTTAGGAGGATCCGGTGTGATAACAGGCGCTGCAACTGACAAGCCTGATACTGCGAGAGCAACAAGACCAATTGAAATCGAACGTAGAGGATTGTTTTTGAACATAATTAAGCTATTAAGTGTTAATCCTGAAAAATAATGCTGGCGCAAGCATACCATGCCTGAAGGCGCCTTCACACGACACTAGGACATCAATTTAGTCGTTCTTATTCTCAATAGGTGTTGCTGTTAATGAGTCGATAAATTGATGTGAAAAATATTTCCTTTATTGAGCATAGACCTTGAATGCCGAAGAAAATTCCCCTTGTTTCAATATTTCTATTAGTTTGTTGGCGTCGTCCTCGGTTTTGAAAGGGCCGAGCTGAACTTTGTGGATCTGTTGTTCATTAATCGTGCGTGCATCGGTTTCAAATAACAGGGCAAGTTGATCGACCAGCCGTGCGGCTTTTGTCGAATCTTGCGTTGCCGTCACTTGAACATAAAGATCCGGCTCAGTATTAGTCGGTGACATGGCTGGCGATGCTGCTATAGGGAGAGTCTCTGCTGTTTGGGCTTCGACCTTGAGAGACGTTGATACCGGTGTGATTGCTTCAAATAGGGGCTCTTGTTCCCATGGAGGAGGAACGACAATGGCTTCTAATTTAACTTTTGATGTGCCACTTTTGAGCATGTCCAATTTGTGTGCAGCCGCGTAGGACAAATCAATAACACGACCTTGATGAAACGGGCCTCTATCATTCACACGCACAATAACTTGCTTACCGTTGTCGATGCGGGTGACTTTTACGTAGGTTGGTATGGGTAAGTTTTTGTGTGCTGCCGACATAGCGTACATATCGTAAATTTCACCATTGCTAGTCTTGTGGCCGTGGAATTTTTTGCCATACCAGCTGGCATGCCCAACTTCCGTAAAGCCTTTGGCATGATCCATCACGCGATAGGTTTTGCCTCGAACCGTGTACTGGCTTCGATTTCCTCCGCGAGATTTAGGCTCATATTTGGGCACGGCATCGCTGAGTTCTTTTAGCTCAGGGATACTTTCCGGAGCACTGTCATGTTTTTGATGGTATCGCCGCTCTTGGTATTTATCCGATTCGCTTTTAGGTGGCGAATTTGAACACGCCGCTAAACTGCTGATACAAGCAACAGCAAAAAACCACTTCATCATTACTGTGCGGCCTTGTCGCGTGCGAGCCATTCACTAAGTTGATACACCGCCATAGCGTACAAACGGCTGTGGTTGTAGCGGGTGATGACATAAAAGTTATTGCAGCCTAGCCAATATTGAGTGAGCCCTTCGTCCATCGACAAGGGGAATAGCATGGCTTTGTCTTGAGCCGACAACGGTAAGGTCGTTTTTAAACCTGCTTGTTCAAAGTCTTGCCACTTATGTTTGATCTTTGTACTCGTTTGACTGAGTGCTTTGGCTTGCTCTGTGAGTTCCACCGATTCAGTCACGCAGCCATCTTTGGTCCAGCCGTGTTGTGCAAAATAATTGGCGACACTGCCAATGGCATCGACGGGGTTATTGAGCAAGTCGCGCTTGCCGTCATCATCAAAATCAATGGCATATGCGCGGTAGCTAGAGCTAATAAATTGAGGAAAGCCCATGGCGCCCGCATATGAGCCATGGATCGCAGCTGGATCCCAGCCTTGCTCATGACTTAAAGCTAGAAAGTGTCCAAGTTCAGAGCTAAAAAATTTTGCACGTTTAGGATAATGAAATCCAAGTGTGTACAAAGAATCGAGCACTTTTTCATTGCCTTTGAAGCGACCAAAAAAAGTTTCAACCCCAATGATTGCGACAATCACTTGTGCCGGAACGCCAAATTCAGCTTCGGCTTTGGCCAATGTTTCTTCGTGCTCAGACCAGAATTCAAGGCCCTGATCAACACGCTCTTGTTTTAAAAAAATGGTTTGATATTTGTGCCATGGCTTTGCTTCCCACGGGGTATTCATCTTGGTAATAATTTCGGGATTTAACGTAGCCTTGCTGGCTTGATTGGCAACCCAGCTGGGATCGAGATTATAGCTGTCACTAATTTTCTTAATATATGCGTCCGAAATTGTATTTGATGCGTGCGTCACCGTTGAGGTGGTGAGCAACGCAGCTGCGCAAAAAATCGAGAAAATGCGACGAGAAATAGAATTCATATGATCATCCGACGATGGGTGTGAATGCCCATTAAAATGCCAAAACCAGCCAACAATGTCACCATCGATGTGCCGCCATAACTAATCAAAGGTAAAGGTACACCAACAACCGGCAAAATGCCTGAAACCATGCCAATGTTGACGAAAACGTAGACGAAAAAGGTCAAAGTGATACTGCCTGCGAGCAAGCTTCCAAATGTAGTTTGCGCATTTGCAGCGATGTATAAACCCCGGAGCACAATCAATAGATATAGCATCAGTAGCAGGAGCACACCGGTTAAACCAAATTCTTCACTGAATACGGCAAAGATAAAATCTGTGTGGCGCTCAGGTAGAAATTCAAGTTGAGATTGGGTGCCTTGCAACCAGCCCTTACCGTTCATACCGCCGGAACCAATGGCAATAGTGGATTGGATAATGTGATAGCCACTTCCCAATGGGTCACGTTCTGGGTTGAACAATGTTAATACGCGTTCACGTTGATAATCGCGCATGAGATAAAACCATAAAACAGGCACAAATCCGGCAGCAGCAACGGCCCCTGCAAAAATGAGCTTCCAACTGACACCTGCCAGAAAAATCACAAAAATTCCCGAGGCGGCGATGAGCAATGAAGTGCCTAAATCGGGTTGTCGGGCAATTAATAGCGTTGGGATTAATATCAGGATAAAGGCAATTACGATTCGTCCAAAGCGGGCAGGCAAAGCCATACTGGCAAGGAAATGCGCTGCTGCTATAGGCACAATCAATTTCATGATTTCAGATGGCTGAAACCTCATAAAGCCCAGATCTAACCATCGTTGTGCACCTTTACCAACCACACCAAAAATCAACACGCCAACCAGCATTAAAGAGCCTAGAACGTAGATAGGATAGGCCCACCTTCGGTAATTCTCAGGGTTAATTTGGGCAACGCCTATCATCACGAAAATGGCTAACCCTAAACGTACAAGCTGACGATATTCGAGGTCCATACTGCGCCCGCCAGCGCTATAAATCACCATCAAGCCAACGCCCATGAGAACGATAAGTAGGATAAGAAGGTAAGCGTCAATGTGCAGCTTGAACCAAATGCTAGGTTTGTGCGATTGAGACTCTAAATGCTCTGCAGAACCGAGAATCATGGTACTGGAATCCCTGTTGGAAGTGGGGTGTCAAAGCCAATGCTGTTGGCATAGAAGTCAATCATTGCGCGGGCCATTGGAGCTGCATTACTTGATCCTCCGCCCTGATTCTCAATGGCAACAGCAACGACAATTTGCGGGTTATTTACCGGAGCGAATGACACAAACATGGCATTGTCATGTTGGCTTTTATTGAGCTTTTTAGCGTCATACTCTTCATCTTGTTTGAGGCTAAATACTTGAGCTGTTCCTGATTTACCGCCAGACATATAGGTGGTGTCTGCAAACGCTTTGCGAGCGGTGCCATGAACACCATGATTTACCCGTCGCATGCCTTCAATGACTTCATCCCAGTAACGCTCTTGTTTTAACTCCACGGGAGGGCGCTCGTCAGGCGGAAGCTTAATAGTCCCTGTTTGGGATTGAATCGCTTGTACCATGCGGGGGGTATAATTTTCGCCATGACGAGATAGTATGCCAATGGCATGAGCAAGCTGAATGGGAGTGGCGGTCCAATAACCTTGGCCAATACCAATATTAACGGTATCTCCCAGGTACCATGGTTGCCCGTGTTTGGCTCGTTTCCATGCTCGACTTGGCTGCACTGCTGCACTTTCTTCGCGGATATCAATGCCAGAATATTCGCCAAAGCCGAACTGACTGGCAAACTCATCAATTTTATCGATTCCTAGCTTAGTTGCGGCATCAAAAAAGTAAATATTGCACGATTGCTCGATGGCGCTGTATAGATCGACCCATCCATGTCCCCACTTTTTCCAATCGCGATATTTTCGGGCCACACCGTCAATTTGAAAAAAACCGGGATCCCAAACTCGAGTTGCTGGTGTGACAATGGATTCGTTGAGTGCCAACAAGCCAATGATAGGTTTCACCGTTGAGGCGGGCGGGTACTGCCCTTGTGTTGTGCGATTAATAAGTGGGCGATCTTGAGAGTTCAGTAGCTTTCGATACGCTTTGCCACTAATGCCTTTTACAAAAGGGTTGGGGTCGTAGCTCGGACCAGAAACCAACGCAAGAACACTGCCGTCTCTGGGGTCGAGAGCAACGATGGCACCGCGTTTTCCTGCCAACAGTTCTGAGGCTTTTAACTGAAGTTGAATATCTAAGCTTAAATGCAGATCGTTGCCCGGTACTGGTGCTTCAAAGTTCACCGTGCGGGTAATTCGGCCACGGTTATTGACTTCAACTTCTTGAAACCCTACTTCACCATGTAAGACATCTTCGTAATAACGTTCAAGGCCTTGCTTACCAATATCGTGGGTGCCGCGATAGTTGGCGAGTTGATTGGTTTTGTCCAACCGTTCTAAGTCGCGTTTATTAATACGCGCAACGTACCCCACTGCGTGGGTGAGGGCATCGCCAAAAGGGTAGTGCCGCTTGAGGCGCGCCTCGATATAAGCACCCGGATAGAGATGTTGGTTGACACTGAAACGTGATACTTCTTCTTCAGTTAAATCATTCTTTAAAATGATTTTTTTAAAACGGCGGCTGACTCTGCTTTGTTCTAAAAATTTATCTTGTTGTTCTTGGGATATATCTAATAAATCGCCCAATCCCATGACGGAGCCTTTGAGGTTGGACACTTCTTCTGGGACTAATTCGAGGGAATAAACGGGGCGATTGTCTGCGAGCAGTATGCCATTGCGATCAAAGATTAAGCCACGATTGGGTGCGACAGGGAGTACTCGAATACGATTATCATTTGAGCGTGTTTCAAAATCATCATGACGGCTCACTTGAAGGCGGTACAGGTTGGAGATGAGAATGGCGAGCATTAACACCACAACGAAAAGCGCGACAATGGCTCTTCGATAAAAAAGGGCGCTTTCAGCTTGTCTATCTCGAATTTGGTTGGAACGCTGCCGGATCATACTTATTCTCGATGATACGGGTGGTTGTTGAGTAAGCTCCAAGCACGATAAAGACTTTCGGCTAAGATCACTCTTACCATAGGATGAGGTAAGGTTAAATTAGAGAGGCTCCAGCGTTGTTCAGAGGCCGCAATACATGCAGGGGCTAAGCCTTCTGGTCCGCCAACTAAAAGACTGATATTGCGCCCATCCATTTGCCAGCTCGCAAGCTGCTTGGACAACTGAGGCGTGTCCCAAGGTTTGCCGGTGACTTCTAAAGTCACAATTCGGTTGCCTTTGCCTACGGCCGCTAACATTCGCTCGCCTTCTGCATCGAGAATACGAGCAATATCAGCGTTCTTCCCACGTTTACCCGCGGGAATTTCGGTCAGCTCAAACGAACAGTCACGTGGAAATCGTCCCTGATAATCGTTAAATGCTGTGGTGACCCACTGAGGCATTTTTTGCCCCACTGCGATGAGCTGCAGACGCATAAAATGTTAGCTCCAGAGCTTTTCCAAGTCGTAGAACTCGCGCGCGCTCTCTTGCATCACATGCAGCACAACATCGCCCAAATCTACTAATACCCATTCGCCCTCAGCTTTGCCTTCAATCCCTAGAGGGGCTAGATCTGCACGTTTGGCTTCTGTTGCAACGTTTTCAGCAATTGACTGTACATGGCGTTTGGAGTTACCCGAACAAATCACCAAGGTATCAGTAATGGTGCTGCGACCTTTCACATCAATTTGCATGATGTCACGGCCTTTCATGTCTTCGACTTTATCGATAACGAAATCTACTAGGGATGAGCCTTGCAACATGTTCTCCTGCTCTTAATTTAAAAAATTGATAGTTACTGTGTAAGAGTACCATTTTTCCATGAATGGCGTCAGCGAACAGGACAATAAAGTTGGTGCGCGCGAATATAGTCTTCAACCGCGGGATCGAGCTGAGGAATATTTTCGTTTTGACAGGCAAGCGATGTTCTAATCTCGGTGGATGATATTTGCCAGTGAGGATTCTCTAAACAAATAATATGCCCAAAGTTTTCAGCTGCAACGGCAGAAGACTGATATTGCTTGAGCAACTGCTCCTCTAAGCTATTCGCTTTGACAGAGTCGCCGGGGCGTCGGCAAACAACGAGGTGACATAGATGGAGTAACTGGTCCCAACGGTACCAACTTGAAAGATTGGCAAAAGAATCCATCCCCATAATGAAGAAAAGCGCAGCATCGGGGTGGCGTTTGCGTAACTTCCTAAGCGTATTGACGCTGTATGAGGGTGAATTCTGGTTCAGTTCGATGTCATTGACCGATAGCTCAGTAAAAGGAGCTGCTGCTATTCGAGCCATTTCGAGACGATGCTCTGCTGTCACAGCTGTGGAATTTTTATGTGGAGGTTGATGATTGGGGATCAGCTGAAGTTGATTTAGATTGAGTTGATTGTGCACAAAATGTGCAATTTCAATGTGCCCTCGATGAATGGGATCGAACGTCCCGCCCAAAAAACCAATACGCTCAGTCATGACAGTTCCGCTGTGAGTAGCCAATCGACATTGGCGGCGGGGTTCATCAATAAACTGCACGCCTGTGTAATGAGAGTCCAACTTAACGACTGTTCCGTTTCAGCCCCTTTTACTTTTCGTTCTAACAAGGCCACTAGCATCACCGCTTGTTGAATACGCTGCACACTTAGCTGTTGAAGTGCGCGTTTAATGGTGGGTTGACGCGAAGGCCATATCCGGAATTTTTTAAATAGCTGAGGCTGTTGATCCGGCGACATCATTAAGGCTTGAAGTTGGGCAACTTCTCGGCTCAACGCCCAGCAGATAATCACAGGTTCAATGCCTTCGTCTTTCAGTTGACGAAGCATATGTTCAACTTGATGCACTTGACCTGCCATGATGGCGTCGGTTAATTGAAAGATATCAAACCGAGATTGATCGATGAGCGCTTGATGCAGTTGCTCAACACTGATTGGGCTTTGGTCATGTAACAACGATAACTTCTCGAGCTCTTGGCTTAAAGAGAGAAGATTGCCCTCATGATGCTCTTGAAGATACATTAATGCGTCGGGGGCAAGCTGTACGCCTGCTGCGCGGGCTCTGTGTCTTAACCAGTTGGTCAGTCTATCGCCGCTCGGAGCTGCGATGGTAATAGCTTGGCTAATTGCACTGAGAGCCTTAAACCATTTGGTGTTTTGCTGAGCTTTTTCGAGCTTGCTGCCGTGGCATATGACGATGAGGTCAGGACTCGGATACTGGCCGTAATCATTTAGAATCGCACCGATGTCTTTGCCACATTTGCCATTGCCCATATCAAGCACAATGACACGTTTGCTGGCGAATAAACTCATGCCTTGCAGGGCCGCCGAGAGCTCAGCAATGGCATCTGTGCTATCTAAGTATAAGCGTTCTACTTCGTCAAAACCTTGCTGGCGTGCAGCATTCACGATGCTCGCAATGGACTCGAATCGCTGTAGCGGTTCGTCGCCAAAAATTAAGTAGCCGCTTGAAAGTCCACGTTGAAGAGCTTGCTCGAGCTGGTTGGGGAATATACGTGCATTGGGAGCCATTATTGCGACGCCAGTTGTACCATCAGTTGATCTGAAATTTGCTGACGCATTTCACTGAGCAACACTTCCATTTCGCGTTTTTTAGCCAAAGCCTGACGCGGATCATCAAGGTAATCGCGTTGTACTTGCAGCGACAATTGACGCGCTGGTTTATTGGCTTCGAGCACCGATGCCTCAAGCGAATAAGTGAGCCTGTACTCAGCAACTTGTCCGTCTGGATAAAGCGACAAGTTAGACCGTTCTAGAGTGTCTTTGCCTAAAACTAAGGTGGGATGAGATTCGCCTTGTGAGCTTACAATCTCGACGCCACCATCTTTGAGCCGTTTAGTCACATCTCGTGTGATCGCTGAATAAGGATCGCTCACTTGCAGCTGAATTTGCTGATATTGCTCGGGTAACGTGTAGCTTCCTTTAAGTTGGAAACCACAAGCACTTATAGCGAGTATGCTTATTGTAATGAGCAGCGAGCGAATGGCCATGCCATATCTCCTTATTGGCAGCGAATCTTATAGCTTTAATGGGCGTCTACTAAGACGCCACGATATTGAGCAGTTTACCCGGAACATAAATGACTTTACGAATGGTTTTGCCTTCGGTGAACTTGGTCACGTTTGCGTCAGCCAATCCGAGAGATTCAACGCTTTCACGGGTTGCATCAGCAGCGACAGTGATTTTACTTCTGAGTTTACCGTTGACCTGAACAATGATGAGCTTTTCATCTTCAACCATTGCATCCTTATCTGCAACAGGCCATGGCGCATCCTCAACATTTTTGTTGCCTAAAGCTTCCCACAATGCATCACATGCGTGCGGAATGATTGGGTTGAGCATCAGTACAATGGCATTGACTGCTTCAGCCACTACTGCGCGGTCTTGTTCAGTTTCTTGTGACGCTTTGGACAAGGCGTTCATCAATTCCATGATGGCTGCAATTGCTGTATTGAATGTTTGGCGGCGGCCTAAATCGTCCGATACCTTAGCAATCGTTTTGTGAACGTCGCGGCGCAGATCTTTTTGAGCTTTATTGAGTGATGCAATATCCAGCGCAACAGTCTCACCTTTCGCAACATGATCTTGTACCAGCTTCCACACACGTTTAATGAAACGATGAGCGCCCTCAACGCCTGACTCTTGCCATTCCAAAGTGAGCTCTGGTGGAGCTGCGAACATCATGAACAAACGAACAGTATCGGCGCCAAATTTTTCCACCATCATTTGCGGGTCGATGCCATTGTTCTTGGACTTGGACATCTTGCTCATGCCGGCATAGTTCAGATCGACACCGTCATTAGACGTCGCTTTGGTGACACGGCCTTTATCATCTTTCTCCAGCGCCACATCAGTTGGAGAAACCCATACTTGCCCGCCTTTTTCATCGGTATGGTAGAAAGCATCAGCCAAAACCATACCTTGGCA
This genomic window from Echinimonas agarilytica contains:
- the rodA gene encoding rod shape-determining protein RodA, producing MILGSAEHLESQSHKPSIWFKLHIDAYLLILLIVLMGVGLMVIYSAGGRSMDLEYRQLVRLGLAIFVMIGVAQINPENYRRWAYPIYVLGSLMLVGVLIFGVVGKGAQRWLDLGFMRFQPSEIMKLIVPIAAAHFLASMALPARFGRIVIAFILILIPTLLIARQPDLGTSLLIAASGIFVIFLAGVSWKLIFAGAVAAAGFVPVLWFYLMRDYQRERVLTLFNPERDPLGSGYHIIQSTIAIGSGGMNGKGWLQGTQSQLEFLPERHTDFIFAVFSEEFGLTGVLLLLMLYLLIVLRGLYIAANAQTTFGSLLAGSITLTFFVYVFVNIGMVSGILPVVGVPLPLISYGGTSMVTLLAGFGILMGIHTHRRMII
- the mrdA gene encoding penicillin-binding protein 2; this translates as MIRQRSNQIRDRQAESALFYRRAIVALFVVVLMLAILISNLYRLQVSRHDDFETRSNDNRIRVLPVAPNRGLIFDRNGILLADNRPVYSLELVPEEVSNLKGSVMGLGDLLDISQEQQDKFLEQSRVSRRFKKIILKNDLTEEEVSRFSVNQHLYPGAYIEARLKRHYPFGDALTHAVGYVARINKRDLERLDKTNQLANYRGTHDIGKQGLERYYEDVLHGEVGFQEVEVNNRGRITRTVNFEAPVPGNDLHLSLDIQLQLKASELLAGKRGAIVALDPRDGSVLALVSGPSYDPNPFVKGISGKAYRKLLNSQDRPLINRTTQGQYPPASTVKPIIGLLALNESIVTPATRVWDPGFFQIDGVARKYRDWKKWGHGWVDLYSAIEQSCNIYFFDAATKLGIDKIDEFASQFGFGEYSGIDIREESAAVQPSRAWKRAKHGQPWYLGDTVNIGIGQGYWTATPIQLAHAIGILSRHGENYTPRMVQAIQSQTGTIKLPPDERPPVELKQERYWDEVIEGMRRVNHGVHGTARKAFADTTYMSGGKSGTAQVFSLKQDEEYDAKKLNKSQHDNAMFVSFAPVNNPQIVVAVAIENQGGGSSNAAPMARAMIDFYANSIGFDTPLPTGIPVP
- the rlmH gene encoding 23S rRNA (pseudouridine(1915)-N(3))-methyltransferase RlmH; this encodes MRLQLIAVGQKMPQWVTTAFNDYQGRFPRDCSFELTEIPAGKRGKNADIARILDAEGERMLAAVGKGNRIVTLEVTGKPWDTPQLSKQLASWQMDGRNISLLVGGPEGLAPACIAASEQRWSLSNLTLPHPMVRVILAESLYRAWSLLNNHPYHRE
- the rsfS gene encoding ribosome silencing factor is translated as MLQGSSLVDFVIDKVEDMKGRDIMQIDVKGRSTITDTLVICSGNSKRHVQSIAENVATEAKRADLAPLGIEGKAEGEWVLVDLGDVVLHVMQESAREFYDLEKLWS
- the nadD gene encoding nicotinate-nucleotide adenylyltransferase yields the protein MTERIGFLGGTFDPIHRGHIEIAHFVHNQLNLNQLQLIPNHQPPHKNSTAVTAEHRLEMARIAAAPFTELSVNDIELNQNSPSYSVNTLRKLRKRHPDAALFFIMGMDSFANLSSWYRWDQLLHLCHLVVCRRPGDSVKANSLEEQLLKQYQSSAVAAENFGHIICLENPHWQISSTEIRTSLACQNENIPQLDPAVEDYIRAHQLYCPVR
- the holA gene encoding DNA polymerase III subunit delta, with product MAPNARIFPNQLEQALQRGLSSGYLIFGDEPLQRFESIASIVNAARQQGFDEVERLYLDSTDAIAELSAALQGMSLFASKRVIVLDMGNGKCGKDIGAILNDYGQYPSPDLIVICHGSKLEKAQQNTKWFKALSAISQAITIAAPSGDRLTNWLRHRARAAGVQLAPDALMYLQEHHEGNLLSLSQELEKLSLLHDQSPISVEQLHQALIDQSRFDIFQLTDAIMAGQVHQVEHMLRQLKDEGIEPVIICWALSREVAQLQALMMSPDQQPQLFKKFRIWPSRQPTIKRALQQLSVQRIQQAVMLVALLERKVKGAETEQSLSWTLITQACSLLMNPAANVDWLLTAELS
- the lptE gene encoding LPS assembly lipoprotein LptE, producing the protein MAIRSLLITISILAISACGFQLKGSYTLPEQYQQIQLQVSDPYSAITRDVTKRLKDGGVEIVSSQGESHPTLVLGKDTLERSNLSLYPDGQVAEYRLTYSLEASVLEANKPARQLSLQVQRDYLDDPRQALAKKREMEVLLSEMRQQISDQLMVQLASQ